The following proteins come from a genomic window of Fontisubflavum oceani:
- a CDS encoding GNAT family N-acetyltransferase: protein MSLRYQTFIGAEVAEIIDDLARLRITVFRDWPYLYDGDLAYERAYLQRYVKPGVIVVGTFDDTEMVGAATGMPLIEHADDFAAAFAGQDIDFKDVFYCAESVLFPAYRGHGVGHHFFDAREAYAKAEGFPFSAFCGVIRPESHPSRPAGYRPLDPFWRKRGYSPVPGAIAHFKWRDISDDAETEKPLQFWMKALT, encoded by the coding sequence ATGAGCCTCCGCTATCAGACGTTCATCGGGGCGGAGGTGGCCGAGATCATCGATGACCTGGCCCGGCTCCGGATCACCGTCTTCCGGGATTGGCCGTATCTTTATGATGGTGACCTGGCTTATGAGCGGGCCTATCTGCAGCGCTATGTGAAGCCCGGTGTGATCGTTGTGGGCACATTCGATGATACGGAGATGGTCGGGGCGGCCACCGGCATGCCGCTCATCGAACATGCCGATGATTTCGCAGCGGCCTTTGCCGGGCAGGATATCGACTTCAAAGATGTGTTCTACTGCGCTGAATCTGTTTTGTTTCCTGCCTATCGCGGCCATGGCGTCGGACACCATTTCTTCGATGCGCGAGAAGCTTATGCCAAGGCAGAAGGCTTTCCGTTTTCCGCCTTCTGCGGTGTGATCCGGCCAGAGAGCCACCCAAGCCGCCCTGCAGGGTATCGACCGCTTGATCCCTTCTGGCGAAAACGCGGCTACAGCCCGGTGCCCGGCGCAATTGCCCATTTCAAATGGCGCGATATCAGCGATGATGCGGAGACCGAGAAGCCGCTGCAATTCTGGATGAAAGCTTTGACATGA
- a CDS encoding DNA gyrase inhibitor YacG encodes MTCPICSKETDPKYRPFCSRRCADVDLGRWLNGSYAVPSTDPDDVDEVIEAMENAQKTTPDRPH; translated from the coding sequence ATGACCTGCCCAATCTGCTCGAAAGAGACCGATCCGAAATACCGCCCCTTCTGTTCGCGCCGCTGTGCGGATGTGGATTTAGGGCGCTGGTTGAACGGCAGTTATGCGGTGCCCTCGACCGATCCCGACGATGTGGATGAGGTGATTGAGGCCATGGAAAACGCTCAGAAAACCACGCCGGATCGTCCGCATTGA
- a CDS encoding carbon-nitrogen hydrolase family protein: MRLAAAAYPIDPLPDWAAYEAKISAWVADAAGRGAELLVFPEYGAMELAYIDGPEAAGDLELSLSAVSGRMADALALQMRLAARFGVHILTASAPVFNQYDRPVNRAHLIGPGGLIGVQDKQIMTRFEREVWHVRTGGPLQVFETPIGRIGILICYDAEFPLLGRALAEAGVEIILAPSCTDALAGYSRVRVGAMARALENQCVVVHAPTVGAAPWSPAVDENVGAAAIYGPPDLGFPPTGVIAEGAMNAPGWVLAEIDRAAIAKVRAEGAVFNLAHWPESAVRATLGPEIPPDADLP; this comes from the coding sequence ATGAGATTAGCCGCCGCCGCCTATCCGATCGACCCGCTGCCCGATTGGGCCGCTTATGAAGCGAAGATTTCGGCTTGGGTGGCGGATGCGGCGGGGCGGGGGGCCGAGCTTCTGGTCTTCCCGGAATATGGCGCGATGGAGCTGGCCTATATCGACGGGCCGGAGGCGGCGGGTGATCTGGAACTGAGCCTGTCTGCAGTCAGCGGGCGGATGGCTGACGCGCTGGCACTGCAAATGCGCCTGGCCGCTCGGTTCGGGGTGCATATCCTGACCGCCTCGGCCCCGGTTTTTAATCAATATGACCGTCCAGTTAATCGCGCGCATTTGATCGGGCCCGGCGGGTTGATCGGTGTGCAGGATAAACAGATCATGACCCGGTTTGAGCGGGAGGTCTGGCACGTCCGGACCGGCGGGCCGCTGCAAGTCTTCGAGACGCCGATAGGACGGATCGGAATTCTGATTTGTTATGACGCCGAATTCCCGCTTTTGGGCCGGGCGCTGGCCGAAGCTGGGGTGGAGATCATCCTCGCGCCGTCCTGCACCGATGCGCTGGCGGGTTATAGCCGGGTCCGGGTCGGTGCTATGGCGCGCGCCCTGGAAAATCAATGTGTTGTGGTCCATGCGCCAACCGTCGGCGCGGCGCCATGGTCGCCCGCCGTTGACGAGAATGTGGGCGCAGCCGCAATTTATGGACCACCCGATCTGGGCTTCCCGCCCACCGGTGTCATCGCCGAAGGGGCAATGAATGCGCCGGGATGGGTGCTGGCAGAGATCGACCGGGCGGCGATCGCGAAGGTCCGCGCCGAGGGGGCTGTCTTCAACTTGGCCCATTGGCCGGAGAGCGCCGTGCGCGCCACGCTTGGCCCAGAAATCCCGCCCGACGCAGATTTGCCTTGA
- a CDS encoding ketosteroid isomerase-related protein, whose protein sequence is MSQDVITRYYAAFNADDIAGMLDCLTEDVAHHVNEGGVRVGKDAFEAFCAHMNRCYQERLEDIAVMRSEDGTRAAVEFTVHGRYLETDDGLPEARGQTYVLPAGTFFSLSGSKIARVVTYYNLADWTRQVSA, encoded by the coding sequence ATGAGCCAGGATGTGATCACCCGCTACTATGCAGCGTTCAACGCAGACGATATTGCGGGAATGCTCGATTGCCTGACCGAGGATGTCGCCCATCATGTGAACGAGGGCGGTGTGCGGGTCGGCAAAGACGCGTTCGAAGCGTTTTGCGCCCATATGAACCGCTGTTACCAGGAGCGTCTTGAGGATATCGCGGTGATGCGATCCGAAGATGGCACCCGGGCGGCGGTGGAGTTCACGGTGCATGGCCGGTATCTTGAAACGGATGACGGGTTGCCCGAAGCGCGGGGGCAGACTTATGTCCTGCCAGCGGGGACATTTTTCTCGCTTTCAGGGAGTAAAATCGCGCGCGTGGTGACCTACTACAACTTGGCCGACTGGACGCGCCAAGTCTCGGCATGA
- the infA gene encoding translation initiation factor IF-1 produces the protein MAKEEMLEFPGVVKELLPNATFRVELENGHEIIAHTAGKMRKNRIRVLAGDKVQVEMTPYDLTKGRINYRFK, from the coding sequence ATGGCCAAGGAAGAAATGCTCGAATTTCCCGGCGTCGTGAAGGAACTCCTGCCAAATGCGACATTCCGGGTCGAGCTAGAGAACGGCCATGAGATCATCGCACATACGGCAGGCAAGATGCGCAAGAACCGAATTCGGGTTCTGGCGGGCGACAAGGTTCAGGTGGAAATGACGCCATATGACCTGACCAAGGGTCGTATCAACTATCGCTTCAAGTAA
- a CDS encoding Maf family protein: MRLILGSGSPRRKELLAVLGVTPDAIQAPDIDEDPESGELPRPYCARVAREKALAVQAGPDDLVLCADTTVAMGRRIMGKPRDAGEAAAFLLALSGRRHRVITAVALRRGAQIWERCVESRVQMKRLSDVELNGYLATGDWQGKAGGYSIQGPAGAFIPWISGSHSAIVGLPLAETATMLQAAGWPVWRQG, from the coding sequence ATGAGACTGATCCTCGGATCGGGCAGCCCTCGCCGGAAAGAGCTTCTGGCGGTTTTGGGCGTTACACCGGACGCGATCCAAGCCCCAGATATTGATGAAGATCCCGAGTCTGGCGAGTTGCCGCGCCCCTATTGCGCGCGGGTGGCGCGGGAGAAGGCGCTGGCGGTGCAAGCGGGGCCGGATGATTTGGTGCTCTGCGCGGACACAACCGTGGCAATGGGCCGCCGGATCATGGGCAAACCGCGCGATGCGGGCGAGGCGGCGGCGTTTCTTCTGGCGCTCTCCGGGCGGCGGCACCGGGTAATTACGGCGGTGGCGCTCCGCCGAGGCGCGCAGATTTGGGAACGCTGCGTGGAAAGCCGGGTGCAGATGAAGCGGCTCAGCGATGTGGAATTGAATGGCTATCTCGCGACCGGGGATTGGCAAGGCAAAGCGGGAGGATACTCGATCCAAGGTCCCGCCGGCGCGTTCATCCCTTGGATCAGCGGGAGCCATTCCGCAATTGTCGGCCTGCCCTTGGCCGAAACCGCCACAATGCTGCAGGCGGCGGGCTGGCCAGTTTGGAGGCAGGGATGA